CCGAGGACGAAGACGGCGAGACGACCGAGTTCGACGTCACCGCACAGGTCGGCACGCCCGCCGCCGTCCGCTACATCGAGAACGGCGGCGTCCTCCACTACGTGCTCCGTCGGTTGCTGACCGACGACGAGTAGTCCGACCCGGAACGGACCCCTTTTCCCGCCCGCGGTCGAACCGCCGGGCATGAGCGCGCGCAACAACGTCGCACCCAGCACGCTCGAGGTCGACCTCGTCGACGGCGGCGTCGTCGTCCGCTACCTCGACGGCCGGGAGGCGTTCTACCACGGCGTTCCCGACCCCGTCGAGGGGGCGGTGCGGACCCCGCCGGGCAAGGAGGTCCACGTGCTGGTCACCGACCCCGACGGCGTCGAGGGCGTGATGACCTACGTCAACGACCGCAACACCCACGACGACATCCTCGAGTCGACCGGCGTCGGTCGGGTGATGCTCGACGCGAACGACGAGGAGGAACTGTTCCCCGGCGTGACCGTCTCGACGGAGGGGTACTCGATCCGCGTCGAGGCGGACCTCTCGGTCGTCGACGGCCGGGTGTTCGTCTTCGCCGAGGACGAGATGAGCGAACACGCCTACGAACTGGTCGCGGGCGACGCCGGCGACGGCGACGAGGAGTGATGCCGCTGGGAAAACCGTGGCGCGACCTCGACAGGTCGACGGTCGCCCGCGCGCCCGACCGCCCCGGCGTCTACGAACTCGGCGACGCCGACGGGACGGTGCTGTCGGTCGACGCGGGCGTCCTCCGGGACGAACTCAAGACGGCGCTGGCCTACGGCGACGGCGACCGCGTCCGCTGGGAGGAGGCCCACACCCTCGCGCGGGCGGAAGAACTCGCGGCCGAACACCGCGAGCGCCTCGACTCGTGAGCTACTGGATGTAGGTGGGTTCCTCGGCGTCGCAGCGTTCCTCGTGGGCCTCGGCGTCGGCCCGCTCTCGAACAACAGCCCGCAGGCCTCGCACTCGTACCAGGTGGCCTCGTCCCGCCGGGTCGTGTTCACCATACCTGAAAATCGTCTTTCTCCTACCAAAGGCGTTTCTCCGGGGGATCACTCCGACCGCGCGGCCCGCCGACGGAGGCGCTCGATCCGCCGCGCGAGCGACGGCTCCGAGGAGAGCCAGTTCCAGGCCGAGTCGTCCCCGGCGTCGAAACCGGCGACCTCGCAGGCCC
The Salinilacihabitans rarus DNA segment above includes these coding regions:
- a CDS encoding DUF5796 family protein: MSARNNVAPSTLEVDLVDGGVVVRYLDGREAFYHGVPDPVEGAVRTPPGKEVHVLVTDPDGVEGVMTYVNDRNTHDDILESTGVGRVMLDANDEEELFPGVTVSTEGYSIRVEADLSVVDGRVFVFAEDEMSEHAYELVAGDAGDGDEE
- a CDS encoding DUF7508 domain-containing protein, whose protein sequence is MPLGKPWRDLDRSTVARAPDRPGVYELGDADGTVLSVDAGVLRDELKTALAYGDGDRVRWEEAHTLARAEELAAEHRERLDS
- a CDS encoding DUF7128 family protein, which produces MRGLRAVVRERADAEAHEERCDAEEPTYIQ